The Castellaniella sp. genome includes a window with the following:
- the uraH gene encoding hydroxyisourate hydrolase, with amino-acid sequence MGKLSTHVLDTVHGVPAQGVALELYRLDGDTRTLLTQTATNHDGRCDAPLLSGDALIKGTYELVFHAGDYFSAKGISLPEPRFVDVVVLRFGVAHPEQNYHVPLVVTPWTWSTYRGS; translated from the coding sequence ACCCATGTCCTGGACACTGTTCACGGTGTTCCGGCTCAGGGCGTCGCCCTGGAACTCTATCGCCTGGACGGCGACACGCGTACCCTGCTGACACAGACGGCCACCAATCACGATGGCCGCTGCGATGCGCCTTTGCTCAGTGGCGATGCCCTGATCAAGGGTACCTACGAGCTGGTTTTCCATGCTGGGGATTATTTCTCAGCCAAAGGCATCAGCCTACCAGAGCCACGCTTCGTGGACGTCGTGGTCCTGCGCTTCGGGGTGGCGCACCCCGAGCAGAACTACCACGTGCCGCTGGTCGTGACGCCCTGGACTTGGTCTACCTATCGCGGCAGCTAA